In Lascolabacillus massiliensis, a single genomic region encodes these proteins:
- a CDS encoding diaminopimelate dehydrogenase, with translation MQKLIRAAVVGYGNIGKYTLETLESSPDFEIAGVVRRSSSSVSPELQNYKVVTSINDLHNVDVAILCTPTRNVEKYAIECLSAGINTVDSFDIHSKILELRNSLNEYAVKNGAVSIISAGWDPGSDSVIRTLMEAMAPKGITYTNFGPGMSMGHTVAVKAIDGVKAALSMTIPTGTGVHRRMVYIELEDGYNFQEVSQSIKADDYFAHDETHVFQVDDVEALKDMGHGVLMERKGASGETQNQQFKFDMRINNPALTAQVLVSAARATLRQSPGAYTMIEIPVVDLLPGEKELWIKKLV, from the coding sequence ATGCAAAAATTAATTAGAGCAGCAGTTGTTGGATATGGAAATATCGGCAAATACACATTAGAAACGTTAGAAAGTAGCCCTGATTTTGAAATTGCAGGAGTTGTTAGAAGAAGTTCTTCTTCTGTTTCCCCTGAGCTACAGAATTATAAAGTTGTTACATCAATAAATGATCTGCATAATGTAGATGTTGCAATACTTTGTACTCCTACAAGAAATGTTGAAAAATATGCCATAGAGTGCTTATCAGCCGGTATTAATACAGTAGATAGCTTTGATATTCACAGTAAGATATTAGAATTGCGCAACTCTTTGAATGAGTATGCGGTTAAAAATGGTGCCGTTTCAATTATTTCAGCAGGCTGGGATCCGGGAAGTGATTCTGTTATTCGTACACTTATGGAGGCTATGGCTCCAAAAGGTATCACATATACCAATTTTGGTCCCGGAATGAGTATGGGGCATACAGTTGCCGTGAAAGCTATCGATGGTGTTAAGGCTGCTCTCTCCATGACTATTCCTACAGGAACAGGTGTTCACAGAAGAATGGTTTATATCGAACTTGAAGATGGATATAATTTCCAGGAAGTTTCCCAGTCGATAAAAGCTGATGATTACTTCGCTCATGATGAGACTCATGTTTTCCAGGTGGATGATGTTGAAGCTCTTAAGGATATGGGGCATGGTGTACTTATGGAAAGAAAAGGGGCGTCGGGAGAAACGCAGAATCAACAATTTAAATTTGATATGAGGATTAACAATCCTGCTCTTACAGCCCAGGTATTGGTTAGTGCAGCACGAGCAACACTAAGGCAGTCACCAGGTGCATATACTATGATTGAAATACCGGTTGTAGATTTACTGCCGGGTGAAAAAGAGCTGTGGATTAAGAAATTAGTATAA
- the lgt gene encoding prolipoprotein diacylglyceryl transferase, whose translation MDILLSVTWNVDPTLFNLFGREIRWYGLLWVVGLLVAVYIVQKIFKKEDLPEKWFDSLFVYMIVGIIVGARLGHCLFYEPGYYLSNPLEILKVWEGGLASHGGVIGIIIAVWLYSRKVTKQSMLWTFDRVMVPTGFTSAMIRLGNLMNHEIYGGPTDRPWGFRFVDNLYPWMNGAEPIYTEPSHPTQIYEALAYLVVFGITMYLYYNTNAKDRKGLITGVGIFVIFLFRFFVEFVKNVQVEEEYSMIESTGLNLGQWLSIPFIIWGLWLIINAVRKPAVVADTPKQSQMFKPKQKTKKK comes from the coding sequence ATGGACATATTACTTTCTGTAACCTGGAATGTCGACCCCACACTTTTTAATCTGTTTGGTCGCGAAATACGATGGTATGGCCTTTTATGGGTTGTTGGTCTGCTGGTAGCAGTATATATTGTACAGAAAATTTTCAAGAAGGAGGATCTTCCCGAAAAGTGGTTCGATTCACTTTTTGTATATATGATTGTAGGTATCATTGTGGGTGCCCGACTTGGTCATTGTCTCTTTTATGAACCCGGATACTATCTTTCTAATCCATTAGAAATTCTGAAGGTATGGGAAGGAGGACTTGCAAGTCATGGTGGAGTGATTGGAATTATAATTGCCGTTTGGCTCTATTCACGTAAGGTAACCAAACAGAGTATGTTGTGGACTTTCGACAGGGTTATGGTCCCAACAGGCTTCACTTCAGCGATGATTCGATTGGGTAATCTTATGAATCATGAGATTTATGGTGGCCCTACCGACCGCCCATGGGGTTTCCGTTTTGTAGATAACCTTTATCCATGGATGAACGGTGCGGAGCCTATTTATACTGAGCCTTCACACCCGACTCAGATATATGAAGCACTGGCATATCTGGTTGTTTTTGGTATTACTATGTATCTCTATTATAACACAAATGCAAAAGATAGAAAGGGTCTAATAACAGGAGTTGGGATTTTTGTAATTTTCCTGTTCAGATTCTTTGTTGAGTTTGTAAAGAATGTCCAGGTAGAAGAAGAGTATTCAATGATAGAGAGTACAGGCTTGAATTTAGGTCAATGGCTTAGTATCCCCTTTATTATTTGGGGCTTATGGCTTATCATAAATGCTGTGAGGAAGCCTGCAGTAGTTGCTGATACACCTAAACAATCACAAATGTTTAAACCAAAACAGAAAACAAAAAAGAAATAA
- a CDS encoding FprA family A-type flavoprotein, which translates to MCKPLEIEKDIFYVGVNDRTKHLFESLWPLPNGVSYNSYLIVDEKVALIDTVDICYSDVFFRKITSLLGDRPIDYLVVNHMEPDHSGSIGLLVNKYPDISIVGNKRTIEMLKGYYGVTNNLVEILDLDTLNLGKYNLKFYLTPMVHWPETMMTYLQEMNTLFSGDAFGTFGAIDGGVLDSQTRIEKYWDEMIRYYSNIVGKFGSPVQTALKKLSGVEIDMICSTHGPVWTKNGRINEVISLYDKLSKYDADSGLVIVYGSMYGNTAELADTIAVSASQNGVKDIVIHNVSKSHESDIIRDVFKYKGLIIGSPTYNNKLYPAVESVVTSLQNRNLKNRYFGYFGGFSWSDASERLLKSFAEEMNFEVVASPVVIKQGMLDEVYEKANNLGMMMAKKLNSDNSK; encoded by the coding sequence ATGTGTAAACCGCTTGAAATTGAGAAGGATATCTTTTATGTTGGTGTGAACGACCGCACCAAACATCTTTTTGAAAGTTTATGGCCTTTGCCAAATGGAGTCTCCTATAATTCTTATTTGATTGTTGACGAAAAAGTAGCATTGATAGATACAGTTGACATTTGCTACTCTGATGTATTCTTCAGGAAGATTACATCACTGCTTGGCGACAGACCAATAGATTATCTTGTTGTAAATCATATGGAACCGGACCACTCAGGATCTATAGGATTATTAGTAAATAAATACCCTGATATCAGCATTGTTGGAAATAAACGTACGATAGAGATGCTTAAAGGGTATTATGGAGTTACAAATAACCTGGTTGAGATTCTTGATCTTGATACTCTTAATCTGGGTAAATATAATCTAAAGTTTTATCTTACACCAATGGTGCATTGGCCGGAGACAATGATGACATACCTACAGGAAATGAACACTCTATTCAGTGGTGATGCATTTGGTACATTCGGGGCTATTGATGGTGGAGTACTGGATAGTCAGACTCGTATAGAAAAGTATTGGGATGAGATGATAAGGTATTACTCTAACATAGTTGGAAAATTTGGATCTCCTGTACAGACAGCACTAAAAAAACTCTCTGGTGTTGAAATAGATATGATTTGTTCAACACATGGACCGGTGTGGACCAAAAACGGAAGAATTAATGAAGTAATCAGTTTATATGATAAGCTAAGCAAGTATGATGCTGATAGCGGACTGGTTATAGTTTATGGTAGTATGTATGGAAATACCGCAGAGTTAGCTGATACAATTGCGGTTTCAGCATCACAAAATGGTGTTAAGGATATCGTTATACACAATGTTTCTAAGAGTCATGAGTCAGATATCATCAGGGATGTATTTAAATATAAAGGTCTGATAATTGGATCACCTACATATAACAATAAGCTTTATCCTGCCGTGGAAAGTGTTGTAACATCTTTGCAAAACAGGAACCTGAAAAATAGATATTTTGGTTATTTTGGTGGATTCTCATGGTCTGATGCATCTGAAAGATTGCTGAAATCATTTGCCGAAGAGATGAATTTTGAAGTGGTTGCATCTCCTGTAGTTATAAAGCAGGGTATGCTGGATGAGGTTTATGAAAAAGCTAATAATCTGGGAATGATGATGGCTAAGAAATTAAACAGTGATAATTCAAAATAA
- the nagB gene encoding glucosamine-6-phosphate deaminase, giving the protein MRLIIQPDANQMAQWAANYIAAKINSAEPTAENPFVLGLPTGSSPLNTYKALIKLYERGVVSFENVVTFNMDEYIGLEADHPQSYHTFMWDNFFNHIDIKKENVHILDGMAKDPEAECAAYEKAIKDAGGIDLFLGGIGPDGHIAFNEPGSSLSSRTRVKTLTTDTVIANSRFFDNDVNKVPKTALTVGVGTVLDAKEVLILVNGIHKARALYHAVEGPVTQMWTISALQLHEKGIIVCDYDACSELQVKTYKYFLDIEHDNLDPDSLFK; this is encoded by the coding sequence ATGAGACTTATTATTCAACCTGATGCCAATCAAATGGCACAATGGGCTGCAAACTACATTGCAGCAAAAATTAATAGTGCAGAACCAACAGCTGAAAATCCTTTTGTATTGGGTTTACCTACAGGTTCTTCTCCTCTTAATACATACAAAGCTCTTATTAAGCTTTATGAAAGAGGCGTAGTATCTTTTGAGAATGTTGTAACATTTAATATGGATGAATATATCGGTCTGGAAGCAGATCACCCACAAAGCTATCATACTTTTATGTGGGATAACTTCTTTAATCATATCGATATTAAGAAGGAAAATGTTCATATTTTAGATGGTATGGCTAAGGATCCTGAAGCAGAATGTGCTGCTTATGAGAAAGCTATCAAAGATGCAGGAGGTATTGATCTGTTTTTAGGAGGTATAGGACCTGACGGTCATATTGCTTTTAATGAACCAGGCTCTTCACTGAGCTCACGCACAAGGGTGAAAACACTTACCACTGATACAGTTATAGCAAATTCAAGATTCTTCGATAACGATGTTAATAAAGTTCCTAAAACTGCACTTACTGTAGGAGTAGGTACTGTACTTGATGCTAAGGAAGTTCTGATTCTTGTAAATGGTATTCATAAAGCAAGAGCATTGTATCATGCAGTTGAAGGTCCTGTTACTCAAATGTGGACAATCAGTGCTCTGCAATTACATGAAAAAGGTATAATTGTATGTGATTATGATGCATGTAGTGAATTACAGGTGAAAACATATAAATACTTCCTTGACATTGAGCATGATAATCTAGATCCGGATTCTCTTTTTAAATAG
- a CDS encoding TlpA family protein disulfide reductase has protein sequence MKSILLILISFLISTFTLKDTVPRANSESMVDSDIMVVDFKQLQPFLEIDNDTIYVVNFWATWCGPCVREIPYFEQLRDKYEGENLKIVMVSLDMSDDLDTRVIPFMRKYDMKNKVLLLDDPQSNRWIPLVDEKWTGAIPATLIYGNGFREFYAKEFTFSELDKIIKPLLSN, from the coding sequence ATGAAGTCTATTTTGCTTATACTAATTTCATTCTTAATATCAACGTTCACCCTAAAAGATACAGTGCCCAGAGCAAATTCAGAATCAATGGTTGATTCTGATATTATGGTTGTTGATTTTAAACAGCTTCAGCCTTTTCTTGAGATAGATAATGATACAATTTATGTTGTTAATTTTTGGGCTACATGGTGTGGTCCGTGTGTTAGAGAAATTCCATATTTTGAGCAATTAAGAGATAAATATGAGGGTGAAAATCTGAAAATAGTTATGGTTAGCTTAGATATGTCTGACGATCTGGATACCAGAGTTATTCCATTCATGAGAAAATACGATATGAAAAATAAAGTGCTTTTATTGGATGACCCGCAATCTAACCGTTGGATTCCACTTGTGGATGAAAAATGGACAGGTGCAATACCTGCAACCCTTATTTATGGAAATGGATTCCGAGAGTTTTATGCAAAGGAATTTACATTTTCAGAATTGGATAAGATTATAAAACCATTATTGTCAAACTAA
- a CDS encoding thioredoxin family protein, producing MKRKLLVLALLSMIYFSLIAQPIPVGSQAPDFSLKNVDGTTVSLSDYANEKGVMVIFSCNPCPYVQAYEDRMIALHHEFAPQGYPVVFINPNDAVQQPEDSIEKMKERAAEKNYPFPYLKDENQEVYQAYGATRTPEIFLLKNEGGSFTVAYTGTVDDNYKDASAVEEAFAANAVKALLAGNNPDPASTVAIGCGIKKKN from the coding sequence ATGAAAAGAAAGTTACTTGTTCTTGCTCTGCTTTCAATGATTTATTTTTCATTGATTGCCCAGCCCATTCCAGTAGGTTCTCAGGCGCCCGACTTCTCTTTAAAAAATGTTGATGGAACAACTGTTTCGTTATCAGACTATGCAAATGAAAAAGGGGTTATGGTAATATTTTCTTGCAACCCTTGTCCTTATGTTCAAGCTTATGAAGATCGTATGATTGCGCTACATCATGAGTTTGCACCACAGGGGTATCCTGTTGTATTTATCAATCCCAATGATGCAGTACAGCAGCCGGAAGATTCAATTGAGAAGATGAAAGAGAGGGCAGCAGAGAAGAATTATCCATTTCCATACCTGAAAGATGAAAATCAGGAGGTTTATCAAGCATATGGTGCCACACGCACACCGGAAATCTTTCTTCTTAAAAATGAGGGAGGCAGCTTTACCGTTGCTTATACCGGAACAGTTGATGACAACTACAAAGATGCTTCAGCGGTAGAAGAAGCTTTCGCAGCAAATGCTGTAAAAGCATTACTTGCCGGGAATAATCCTGATCCAGCTTCTACAGTTGCAATTGGCTGTGGTATAAAGAAAAAGAATTAA
- a CDS encoding GNAT family N-acetyltransferase has product MMDIQRKIDDNKGRFFIEKDGRQIAELDFKIEDNILDAYHTGVRPELEGQGIAGRLFNEMVDYAREKGYKVNPSCPYILAKFRKSPDEYRDLWSS; this is encoded by the coding sequence ATGATGGATATTCAAAGAAAAATAGATGATAACAAAGGTAGATTTTTTATTGAGAAAGATGGCAGACAGATTGCCGAACTAGATTTTAAAATTGAAGACAATATACTTGATGCATATCATACAGGTGTACGTCCCGAACTTGAAGGACAGGGTATAGCGGGCAGATTGTTCAACGAAATGGTTGACTATGCACGCGAAAAGGGGTATAAGGTAAATCCATCATGTCCCTATATTCTTGCTAAATTTCGCAAAAGCCCTGATGAGTACAGAGATTTATGGTCGAGCTAA
- a CDS encoding alpha/beta hydrolase, which yields MKMKYFLIGFISSFFYLYSTYASTVDTVNVFSASMNKNIKSVVVKPDSYNRQQDQPVLYLLHGYSDRYDAWIKKVPSVKELSDLHDIIIVCPDGGFNSWYWDSPIDEKYQYETFVVKELVNWIDENYNTISSREGRAITGLSMGGHGGLYLAFRNQDLFGACGSMSGGVDIRPFPNNWDMSNYIGKQSENPDYWKEYTVMGLLHLLTPNRLKIIIDCGTNDFFYEVNERLHKELQYRNIPHDYITRPGGHTWEYWNNAIKYQMLFFSEYFKK from the coding sequence ATTAAAATGAAATACTTTCTAATTGGTTTTATATCCAGCTTTTTCTATCTATATTCAACATATGCTTCTACAGTTGATACAGTAAATGTATTTAGTGCATCAATGAACAAAAACATAAAGAGTGTTGTAGTTAAACCTGACTCATACAACAGACAGCAAGATCAGCCGGTCCTCTATCTTTTACACGGTTATAGTGACAGATATGATGCATGGATAAAAAAAGTACCTTCAGTTAAAGAGCTATCAGATCTTCATGATATAATTATTGTATGTCCCGATGGAGGATTTAATAGCTGGTACTGGGATAGCCCAATAGATGAAAAGTATCAATATGAAACCTTTGTTGTAAAAGAGCTTGTTAACTGGATAGATGAAAATTATAACACAATCTCTTCAAGGGAAGGGCGTGCAATAACTGGTCTAAGTATGGGAGGTCATGGAGGTTTATACTTAGCTTTCAGGAATCAGGATCTGTTTGGTGCTTGCGGTAGTATGAGTGGGGGAGTTGATATACGTCCTTTTCCCAATAATTGGGACATGTCAAATTATATAGGCAAACAGTCTGAAAATCCTGACTACTGGAAGGAATATACAGTAATGGGTTTATTGCATCTGTTAACTCCAAATAGACTGAAGATTATTATAGATTGCGGGACAAATGATTTCTTTTACGAAGTAAATGAGCGATTACACAAAGAGTTGCAATATAGAAATATCCCACATGACTATATAACTCGTCCTGGTGGTCATACCTGGGAATATTGGAACAATGCGATAAAATATCAAATGCTCTTCTTTAGTGAGTATTTTAAAAAATAG
- a CDS encoding outer membrane protein assembly factor BamB family protein: MISYRKIYIVLFLLNVSIVVLAASTTTFKFALVTDTHIGSPDNNEDLIRTVEDINSISEISFVIVSGDVTEFGSFEELKRAKDILDNLKVPYYSIPGNHDANWSESGTNDFLRVFGNETFGFEYKGYKFIGLASGPNMRMSPGQIPRENLTWFFDELENTSKETPIIYINHYPMDEGLNNWFEVMDALRPYNVKLMLCGHGHTNRAMNFEGVNAAMCRSNLRAGKEYGGYNIITVDSDSIYFQERIVTKETNTPWLAYSLSQKPNWVDNPPRPDYTINTNHPYASEVWSIQEESDMGSGMAFKNNVLYYTNTKGEIKAVNASDGSELWSYKTEGKIYSTPYVYNDLVWCASSDTYLYGINKDNGKEIFKLKNNKAVVSSPVCTDDKVILSGGDGYCRAWNVFSGEKVWEFDSVKNFVVTRPAVNDGILFFGSWGNEFYALNVENGKPKWIWNNGHTNRMLSPAQVYPVITNGRVYLASPDRFMTVLDEKTGEVIWRYNDPDNRVRESIGVSEDGATVYAKTMDGNIIAIDATLPERRIKWVSSGENMGYELAPTALVEKDGVVYAPTDKGNIYAFAASDGKFLWKYRISNGLINMILPTDNRELYVSAMDGRLVKLRISR, encoded by the coding sequence ATGATATCATATAGAAAAATATATATTGTACTTTTTCTTCTGAATGTAAGTATTGTCGTTTTAGCAGCTTCGACAACTACTTTTAAATTTGCACTGGTAACTGATACACATATTGGTAGTCCGGATAATAACGAAGATCTTATACGGACGGTTGAGGATATAAATTCAATATCTGAGATATCATTTGTAATTGTCTCGGGAGATGTTACTGAATTTGGTTCATTTGAAGAGCTAAAGAGAGCAAAAGATATTCTTGATAATTTGAAAGTTCCATATTATTCAATTCCAGGAAATCACGATGCTAATTGGTCTGAAAGCGGGACAAACGATTTTTTAAGAGTCTTCGGTAATGAGACATTCGGATTTGAGTATAAGGGGTACAAATTCATTGGATTAGCATCGGGTCCGAATATGAGAATGAGTCCGGGACAGATACCCAGAGAAAACCTTACATGGTTTTTTGATGAACTGGAGAATACCAGCAAGGAAACGCCGATCATTTATATAAACCATTATCCAATGGATGAGGGTTTAAATAATTGGTTTGAAGTAATGGATGCACTTAGACCATATAATGTTAAATTAATGCTCTGTGGCCATGGTCATACTAATAGAGCTATGAATTTCGAAGGAGTAAATGCGGCGATGTGCAGATCTAACCTGCGTGCAGGTAAAGAGTATGGAGGGTATAATATAATAACAGTTGACTCTGATTCTATTTACTTTCAAGAACGTATTGTTACGAAAGAAACAAATACACCATGGCTTGCATATTCTTTATCTCAAAAGCCTAATTGGGTTGATAACCCTCCACGACCAGATTATACAATTAATACAAACCATCCATATGCTTCTGAAGTATGGAGTATACAAGAAGAAAGTGATATGGGTAGTGGAATGGCATTTAAAAACAATGTACTCTATTATACAAATACAAAAGGTGAGATAAAAGCAGTGAATGCTTCTGACGGTTCAGAGTTATGGAGTTATAAAACCGAAGGTAAAATTTATTCAACGCCTTACGTATATAATGATCTGGTCTGGTGTGCATCTTCTGATACTTATTTATATGGAATAAATAAAGATAATGGTAAAGAGATATTTAAGCTGAAAAATAATAAAGCTGTAGTCTCTTCACCGGTTTGTACTGATGATAAAGTAATACTATCAGGTGGTGATGGCTATTGCAGAGCATGGAATGTGTTCTCAGGAGAGAAAGTTTGGGAATTTGACAGTGTTAAAAATTTTGTAGTGACAAGACCAGCTGTAAATGATGGTATATTGTTCTTTGGTAGTTGGGGTAATGAATTTTATGCACTGAATGTTGAAAATGGTAAACCAAAATGGATTTGGAATAATGGTCATACAAACAGGATGCTATCACCTGCACAAGTATATCCTGTTATAACAAATGGAAGAGTTTACCTGGCTTCACCAGACAGATTTATGACTGTGCTTGACGAGAAAACCGGAGAGGTAATATGGCGTTATAATGACCCTGATAATAGAGTCAGGGAGTCTATTGGTGTTTCAGAAGATGGAGCTACTGTTTATGCTAAAACGATGGATGGGAATATTATAGCTATTGATGCTACTTTACCTGAAAGAAGAATCAAATGGGTTTCATCAGGTGAGAATATGGGATATGAACTTGCACCCACTGCACTGGTTGAGAAGGATGGGGTAGTGTATGCACCAACTGACAAAGGTAATATTTATGCATTTGCAGCTTCTGATGGTAAATTTCTTTGGAAGTATAGAATATCAAATGGCTTGATTAATATGATTTTGCCAACTGATAATAGAGAACTTTATGTTTCTGCAATGGATGGTAGACTAGTTAAGCTAAGAATTAGCCGTTGA